Proteins from a single region of Procambarus clarkii isolate CNS0578487 chromosome 32, FALCON_Pclarkii_2.0, whole genome shotgun sequence:
- the LOC123759290 gene encoding alkylglycerol monooxygenase, whose product MSVLERLGTFFYIIDPRRSTFQHVEEIPDYVNQAVPLFITMVVLEWTVVWLRDGVKFRHNDLVTSVMHGIVYDVLGLVVLRGFALLGYEWLYEHRLLHLDWSSPVTWVVAALGVDLGYYWFHRATHEINLVWASHQVHHSSEEYNLSTALRQSMFQKYFSFGFYQPLALLGVPLAAVLVHLQFNLLFQFWIHTEVVRKCGPLEWVLNTPSHHRVHHGVNKWCLDKNYAGVLIIWDRMFGTFQAERHDQKITYGLVDQPQSLNVIWLQVFYFRAVFRKALSMTTWGDTLRALFYGPGWFPGTPRLGDPDTFPDIRGPRPKYDPQLPLWQEVYILLHFFLILFLQQLWITHLETISWLMVLASMAFIFVSTGIIGAMYDGWWWAPLVEAARCASYVAYARSAPITGVAALDTSLVVYFVISTLIWTSQSIAIVKATLKAAKLE is encoded by the exons gcGGTGCCGCTGTTCATCAcgatggtggtgctggagtggACGGTGGTGTGGCTCCGGGACGGGGTGAAGTTCAGGCACAACGACCTCGTCACCTCCGTCATGCACGGCATCGTCTACGATGTCCTGGG gctggtggtgctgcGAGGGTTCGCGCTGCTGGGGTACGAGTGGCTGTACGAGCACCGCCTCCTGCACCTGGACTGGTCGTCACCGGTGACCTGGGTGGTGGCCGCTCTGGGCGTCGACCTGGGCTACTACTGGTTCCACCGAGCCACTCACG AGATCAACTTGGTGTGGGCCAGCCACCAGGTCCATCACTCCTCCGAGGAGTACAACCTCTCCACCGCTCTCCGCCAGTCCATGTTCCAGAAGTATTTTTCCTTTGGCTTCTACCAGCCTCTGGCCCTGCTTGGGGTGCCCCTGGCGGCGGTCCTGGTGCACCTGCAGTTCAATTTACTGTTCCAGTTTTGGATCCACACAGAGGTGGTGAGGAAGTGCGGGCCGCTGGAGTGGGTACTGAATACGCCGTCTCATCACCGCGTCCATCATG GGGTCAACAAGTGGTGTCTGGACAAGAACTATGCTGGCGTCCTCATCATCTGGGACCGTATGTTTGGCACCTTCCAGGCTGAGCGCCACGACCAGAAGATCACTTATGGCCTGGTCGACCAGCCGCAGTCTCTTAACGTCATATGGCTCCAG GTCTTCTACTTTAGAGCAGTCTTCCGCAAGGCCCTGAGTATGACCACGTGGGGGGACACCCTGAGGGCCCTCTTCTATGGGCCCGGCTGGTTCCCCGGGACCCCGCGCCTCGGGGACCCGGACACCTTCCCAGACATTAGGGGCCCAAGACCCAAGTATGACCCACAGCTGCCACTGTGGCAGGAGGTCTACATCCTCCTCCACTTCTTCCTCATCTTGTTCCTCCAGCAACTGTGGATCACGCACCTTGAG ACCATCTCCTGGTTGATGGTGCTGGCGTCCATGGCCTTCATCTTCGTGTCGACGGGGATCATCGGGGCCATGTAcgacgggtggtggtgggcgcCGCTGGTGGAGGCCGCCCGCTGCGCCTCCTACGTCGCCTACGCCCGCAGCGCTCCCATCACGGGCGTCGCGGCTCTAGACACAAGTCTCGTTGTCTACTTCGTCATCTCCACGCTGATATGGACCTCCCAGAGCATAGCTATTGTAAAGGCTACTCTTAAGGCTGCTAAACTAGAGTGA